DNA sequence from the Acanthochromis polyacanthus isolate Apoly-LR-REF ecotype Palm Island chromosome 5, KAUST_Apoly_ChrSc, whole genome shotgun sequence genome:
caaacatgctggaccACAGCTAACCAAAACAAATGTATCTTAGTCTaaccttaaaaaaataatctgcttCCAATATCCAAAGGGCTTCTTTCCAAATTCTTTAACAAAAATTAACTTTCTAGTTTTGTGCCAAAGAGCAAGCAAGGGTTGTTTTCTTGGACACTGTCTTTAGAGTCTAACATTCTGTAATATCCTTCTTACTGTCTGAAATGTCACAAGAATTGTGACTTCCATCCATAGCCCCAGTGCCACGTCAGTCTCAAGCAGTTTCCTATCTGTTTCTAAGACTCACATTATGTAAGAAGTTCACTGTCCGTGCTGTCATTTTAGGGAAGAgatcactgcagctctgattagcgGTGCCATGACTTGGTCTATACTTTCTGAACACTGCTACAACTGTTTCCAGTCACTTTTAACAAGTCAACTGTCTTCCCGGATTCGTTTCCATCCTTGTGAAATATTATAATCTGATTTATTCTTTCCATGCTGAGCTGTGATGCGGATAGACAAAGCTATAAACCTATAGGTCAAAAACTGGAGGCTGTGGTGTTCACATCTCATTTATTACCAAGTCCATACAGCTAGGCTaactggaaacacacacaggcgcACTCAGGTGTTTTGCTTCAGTCCTCAAAGGTTGTGCAACACGTACGCCTACGATAATCGCTCTTGTTGCATCAAGTACCTGCTTTTGAGGCTTTGTTTGTTCATAGGACAAACTGTACTTGTCGagttagaaataaaacaatccTTACACAGGATTGTAATCACTCTCACAACAAAACCCCTTTATTCCGTTATGACATCCCTTATTCATGTAAACCACATTTTCCAAATGACCAATGACAAGTACTTAAATTTGGTAAAGCCCAGAGTGTCTGTTTTGTATCACATACTTCATCACAGAATTCTGCTTTAATTGGCTTCTTCCGGTTCAACACCATTAATACCGTCTTATTTTATGAACTCCAAAGCTCCATTTGGACATAAACAGGTGATCTtcagtacagacagaaacaGGTTTGCcaaataaacacagtaaaacataaatgtatgaaaatgtttttatttcattagatGTAAAGTTCCATTGCCCACTGGTTGAGCTACAAAGCATGACTTTGCTTTCCCCAGCATATTTTTTGTTCACAAATGTGACCTAACATTATCCCAACCCACAAAATGAAATCTGAAATGACTTTACTGGTCCAAATCGTCTGAAGACACCCcgaaaagtgattttttttccctcaaaacTGATCAATCAGCTGTAGCTTTCATGCTTCACAAGACTAATGATGTAGTAAAGCAAGTCACAGGTGTCACCAATAGAAAAAAAGTTGGAATATACATTATAGACTTCTATCTTTTCCATAAAATTCAAGGGGAATGGCAGTAAATGTAGCAGTTTGTTCCCTAGAGTCAAGCTCATTACAACTGTGTTCTTAAAAATATTCAGTCATCTGCTCAGGTTATTGCTTTAAAAATCCAGTGTGGTTAAAACATTGCAGATTTAGCAAGAAATGTGGTCAGGCCATGATGATAGAAGAGTAAGTTATTACATAAAATCTGGAGCAAAAACCATTTTGTGAATGACTTTCAATTAGGTGTTACATTTTAGGAAAACGTCAGATTACTATTTAGTTCATAACATTCGATTAGAGACAAAATCGCAATGTAACCCTTTACTGCATGCTGTGGGTGGGAGAAATAATTTGTGATGAACTGCTTTTAAATGGCAAGGTCATAACTGTTTCATAATGCACTGGATGGTTAAAATCATTGTCCTCTCTTGGGAGTCATACACTTAAAAAAGTGCGTCTAAGACTTCCAGTAAAACATCTGGATATTCATTCGACTATaaatttctgtttatacacACTGTAAACAAGCTTAGATAACTTGAACTGACTCTGTTGCCAAAGGGAATCAACATGTAGCGGTTCACATCCTACTCATATGACAGGAATCTATGGCCTCAGGTACATTGTGTTGGTACCAATCAACAACATTCAACTCAAaactaatgttaaaaaaaaggccAGTTAACTCCCATTAATGCCCACTATAAGCTTCCGCATCACTTAAAAAGAAAGTCTTTATCTGCAAATAATACAAGCATGAAAAGGACTAGCattttttaacttcttttttaaagaacacGCACCAGTTATTACCATTTGGCAGCAAGTCTTTTCAAAGATGTAAACTATCAGCAAATATTCTTTGTTTCCTACTCAGGTTAGGGCAGCAAAAAGCAGCATTCCTTCAGTGGTACTTTCTATCAATGCAGTAAAGGGTTAAGCATCTGTGTAGGACCGTCAAATATTTAACTGATGTCAAAGTTCTTCTGAATTCATCAGTTTAATATGTGAAATCAACTCTAGAGTGGGCAGATAGTTTGGGgaaatttgtcatgttttttctctCGTGTCTCTTTGGGGTCTTGCATGTCTGGAAAGGCAGTTTTTATTCTGCGGCTTCTGTGTCCTCAGTTGGCTGTCCAGTTGCATTTTCGGCCGTCTTTGAGGCCTAAACAGGTGGAAAGGGAGGAACAAATCAGCAAATGAGGGTGGCATTAAATCAAATATTGTATGGACAATTTGTATAGACCTTGagtttgttaaataaataaataaatatatatatatatatatatatatatatatatatattttttttttttttttttttctctacagcTGCAAGGTCAATctagagacaaaaaagttaaaggTAGCAAAGTATCAGGGCCCGGTAAGCTTTGGCTCACTTCCACATTCTTTATTAGAATTAAAAttaccttctttttctttttcttctgtgtctTACGGCTTGCCGAGCTTTGTAGTAAAGTCTGGTGGAAGCAAGAAGACGTGTCAGTATTAAGTGAATAAAGCCAATAATGCTGCCAGTCTCTATGTGTGACAAAAGAGCTCCATGTAGATAGAATCAGTTCACAATCTCACCCTTAGCTCTGGATCCTGAACTTCATGCTCTGACTTGTAGAGCTCTGGATCAAAGGGTCCGTTGGTGATTCTGTGGGGCCCGTTGGCCATCAGCAGCACTGTGAACTTAAACTGAGCTACAAACTCTCCtgagaaagacacagaaaaaggaggtggtggtggtcaATAAAAAGTCAAAAGCTGTCAAAAAGAGCAAACAGCTTTTAGCAGAGAAGTAAATGCTCACCCTCTTTCTCGTGTAGCACACTGAAGGGCTGTAGTAGCTCATGTTTGGCACACTCTAAGACACCAAGACGGGCTTTGGCCTCATCCTCAAAAGCCCTGATGGAAAAATTCAGCGTTGGCAGTAAGTAGTAAGAGCTCAAGCCAAAGTGCATTAATATTCAACTAGCTGTCAAGCTCTTTAAAATTTCAGTAGGTGATGACCTACCTTAAAGTGAAGGGCATGGCATCAAAGCGTCGATCCACCTCACTAAAGAACGTACGGGAAGTCTTCGACTTCAAGCCATACTGCTTACTGGGGTCCCTCTTATAAATCGTAGTCCTCAGACCTGCATCTCTGGCCTAAAAATAGATCAGAGGATAAATTCCCACATAGATACACATCAAGTCACAGCCTCTGGACAGCTACAAGTGAAGAACGCACAAAGACAAGTTAAGGCACTGACCTTTCCTTCTCCGCTGCTTATCAAGACGTCCACAGCGTAGACTTCATGTACCTCAAACTCTGCCTTCTCATGGTCCTTCCTGTCAAAGAGTCAACAGGAGCAGGTCAAAACATAGTCAACAGGTCTTTATTCTCATCATCTCATGTACCTCCAGCCATTAAAATGTGTGCTGGTTACTCAGAACAATCAACAGATCACAAAGTATATACTTTTCATTGAGAAATATTCTAATGCAGCATtaaacagccacagagacaaacaacagaCGTCTCCGTTacatttgtgtctcttcagaATAAAGTTTACTGGTAAAAACAGCAATGTCAGCTTGATTATTTCAAGTAACCTAAATCACAGCTAGAGAACAGAAGATTTTTGAGGCCAACGCTGATGTGAGAATTTGTAATAATCTGATAATGACTGGATGATACTAATTTTCTCACCACAACccattaaacaaacaaatatctcAGATTCTTTACAACAACTGAATGCAAGATATACACTGGGGATGAGCTTTGAATGTTTAATCTAAACTGAACAGGCCAACGTATCATATGCTTCCCCGAACTCCATTTCTGCTCgtctttgtttaattttcagatTACAAGCAAATTTATATTGCATAGCAAGATGGAAGAGCAGGACAAACGTGAACTAATTCAATGGTGGGATATCCTGAGGGAATACTCCCATGAgttaaaacgacaaaaatgtaCCTTTGCTGGTCTGTTGGGTTCTGAATTATGGTCTTCTCTCCGTCTATGACATGCTGCTTAAGCTGATGAGACAGCATACCTTTAAACCACAGAGCAAGACAGAATATATCATGTCAGACTGAACCATTTTAATGACAACATCCACATCAGCACAGTCTTTATGAACCAATCTAAAGAGAAGCAGTTCACTAAAATGTACCGACTTCTAACGGACACTGACCCTCAATAGGTGAGCATTTGAACGACTGTGCGATCTTGTTCCAGGCTTCTGTCACTTGAGTGTtctgagaggaagagaaacacgCATCACTTTTGCATGCAAAATACAGTTTTCATGAACTGATTACTGCAAAAAGAAATCAGAACACCAACAGTTGAAATTCAGCCTAAAAACAGTTTGTCAAACACAGATAATAGTATGTTTCATTATTTAATCTAATAAATTCAG
Encoded proteins:
- the pa2g4a gene encoding proliferation-associated protein 2G4a, which encodes MSDDEQEQTIAEDLVVTKYKMGGDIANQALRLVVEAAKPGVSVLSLCEKGDAYIMAETGKVFKKEKEMKKGIAFPTSVSVNNCVCHFSPLKSDPDYTLKDGDLVKIDLGVHVDGFIANVAHSFVVGASKENPITGRKADVIKAAHLCAEAALRLVKPGNQNTQVTEAWNKIAQSFKCSPIEGMLSHQLKQHVIDGEKTIIQNPTDQQRKDHEKAEFEVHEVYAVDVLISSGEGKARDAGLRTTIYKRDPSKQYGLKSKTSRTFFSEVDRRFDAMPFTLRAFEDEAKARLGVLECAKHELLQPFSVLHEKEGEFVAQFKFTVLLMANGPHRITNGPFDPELYKSEHEVQDPELRTLLQSSASRKTQKKKKKKASKTAENATGQPTEDTEAAE